From Opitutaceae bacterium, the proteins below share one genomic window:
- a CDS encoding cyclic nucleotide-binding domain-containing protein — protein sequence MPSTNPILEIFAEHEVRHFSAGEVIMAEGARSGRILVLIEGAIEVAKGDVRIDYVTEPGAVFGEIAALLSIGHSADVRAAADSRLFVIEDPRQFLVEHPEFHLHVSELLARRVNNLVGYLGDVKRQYEGHDHLGMVDQVLESLILRQPRTRKVNPLPPEEM from the coding sequence ATGCCGTCAACGAATCCCATACTCGAGATTTTCGCCGAACATGAGGTCCGCCACTTCTCGGCCGGCGAAGTCATCATGGCTGAGGGGGCCCGATCCGGAAGGATTCTTGTCCTGATAGAAGGTGCAATCGAAGTCGCCAAGGGAGATGTCCGGATTGACTATGTCACCGAGCCCGGAGCGGTTTTCGGTGAAATCGCCGCTCTCCTCTCCATTGGGCATTCAGCGGATGTCCGGGCGGCGGCGGATTCGAGACTCTTCGTGATTGAGGATCCACGCCAGTTCCTGGTGGAACATCCGGAGTTTCACCTTCATGTCTCCGAGCTTCTTGCCCGCCGGGTCAACAATCTTGTCGGCTACCTTGGTGACGTGAAACGGCAGTATGAAGGGCACGACCATCTGGGCATGGTCGACCAGGTCCTCGAATCCCTCATCCTTCGTCAGCCAAGAACACGCAAGGTCAATCCACTGCCGCCAGAGGAGATGTGA
- a CDS encoding Gfo/Idh/MocA family oxidoreductase — MSTISFMSANFVAREIGYHMSEGWGQGDKATQAWFSPLNTFEERFGAMLAEVSDLGFKAIDLWIGHLHWSWATPAHLEIAARLLDAAGLSPVSYAGGFGATPSEFRAACLVCVRLGIPVLGGGLPLLQTDRSTAVSILREYGLVFGLENHPEKNPEEALAKLGKGDEDVIGMAVDTGWFATQKYDALKAIQVLAPRLKHIHLKDVKAPRSEKTGFMFVDMGHETCALGDGIVPIEAIVHELVKLGYRGPLSIEHEPEEFDPRPDAKLSLDRLQGWLKSGIERITPPNPLGVAIVGCGNIADAYAKQINSYPHVALLGGFDLDRSRAEALTGNYGGKVYATLEEVLADPKVEIVVNLTIHHAHVEVITKCLEAGKHVHTEKPLAFTYKDAKALNDLAAGKGLRLSSAPTTWLGEAQLTAWKEIREGRIGTPRVAYAEVNWGRIEAWHPNPGPFYDVGVVYDVAVYPLTLLTAWFGPATRVIAGGGVVYPDRKTKDGTPFSITTPEWTCAVVDFANGVKGRITSSFYTGWNTRQHGLEVHGDDGMIALDRWDAFDSPIYHAEAAHHGAPHRMVPLRPPSPGIEFARGLSDLAESIREKRLHRTSGEHAAHVVEIVQAIHASLKSGQSVAVTSTFPKSDPLPWAR, encoded by the coding sequence ATGTCCACCATCTCATTCATGTCCGCCAATTTCGTCGCCCGCGAAATCGGTTACCATATGTCCGAAGGCTGGGGTCAGGGGGACAAGGCCACCCAGGCCTGGTTCTCCCCCCTCAACACTTTCGAAGAACGATTCGGCGCGATGCTCGCCGAGGTGAGCGACCTGGGCTTCAAGGCCATCGATCTATGGATCGGCCATCTCCACTGGTCCTGGGCGACCCCCGCCCATCTGGAGATCGCCGCCCGACTCCTTGACGCTGCCGGACTTTCTCCGGTCAGCTATGCGGGTGGGTTCGGCGCGACTCCGTCTGAGTTCCGTGCTGCCTGCCTGGTCTGCGTGCGCCTCGGCATACCGGTTCTCGGCGGCGGCCTGCCCCTGCTTCAGACCGACCGTTCGACGGCGGTTTCCATCCTGCGCGAATACGGGTTGGTCTTCGGGTTGGAAAACCATCCGGAAAAGAACCCGGAGGAAGCCCTCGCCAAACTCGGCAAGGGCGACGAGGACGTCATTGGCATGGCAGTCGACACCGGCTGGTTCGCCACCCAGAAATACGATGCCCTCAAGGCGATCCAGGTTCTGGCGCCGCGGCTCAAACACATCCACCTCAAGGACGTCAAAGCACCGCGTTCCGAAAAGACCGGATTCATGTTCGTCGACATGGGCCACGAAACCTGCGCGCTCGGCGATGGGATCGTGCCGATCGAGGCCATCGTTCACGAACTGGTCAAACTCGGCTACCGGGGTCCACTCAGCATCGAGCATGAACCCGAGGAGTTCGATCCGCGGCCGGATGCCAAGCTGTCTCTCGACCGGTTGCAGGGATGGCTGAAATCGGGCATCGAGCGGATCACGCCACCCAATCCCCTGGGAGTTGCCATCGTGGGATGCGGCAACATCGCCGATGCCTACGCGAAGCAGATCAATTCGTATCCACATGTCGCCCTTCTCGGGGGGTTCGACCTCGACCGGTCACGGGCCGAAGCACTGACCGGAAACTACGGGGGAAAGGTCTATGCGACGCTTGAGGAAGTTCTGGCCGACCCCAAGGTTGAGATCGTGGTCAACCTGACCATTCACCATGCTCACGTGGAAGTCATCACCAAGTGCCTCGAAGCCGGGAAGCACGTCCATACCGAGAAGCCGCTGGCCTTCACCTACAAGGACGCCAAGGCCCTGAACGACCTGGCGGCCGGCAAGGGCCTGCGTTTGAGCAGTGCCCCGACCACCTGGCTCGGCGAAGCCCAATTGACCGCGTGGAAGGAAATCCGCGAAGGCCGGATCGGCACGCCGCGGGTTGCCTATGCGGAGGTCAATTGGGGGAGAATCGAAGCCTGGCACCCGAATCCCGGACCCTTTTACGACGTCGGGGTGGTCTATGATGTTGCCGTCTACCCGCTCACTCTGCTGACGGCCTGGTTTGGACCGGCCACCCGGGTCATCGCCGGCGGCGGCGTGGTGTATCCCGACCGGAAGACAAAGGACGGAACCCCTTTCTCCATCACCACTCCGGAATGGACCTGTGCGGTGGTCGACTTCGCAAACGGGGTCAAGGGCCGGATCACCTCCAGTTTCTACACCGGATGGAATACCCGGCAGCACGGGCTCGAAGTGCATGGCGACGATGGGATGATCGCACTCGACCGGTGGGATGCCTTCGACTCGCCCATTTATCATGCGGAAGCCGCCCATCACGGTGCCCCACATCGAATGGTGCCTCTTCGCCCGCCTTCTCCGGGAATCGAGTTCGCCCGCGGACTGAGCGACCTTGCCGAATCCATCCGGGAGAAGCGACTCCACCGGACCTCGGGTGAACACGCCGCCCATGTGGTCGAGATTGTCCAGGCCATCCACGCCTCCCTGAAATCCGGTCAATCGGTCGCTGTGACTTCGACCTTTCCCAAGTCGGATCCGTTGCCCTGGGCCAGGTAG
- a CDS encoding aldolase/citrate lyase family protein, producing the protein MNTINFDFRREILERKTRIGTFLNTGSPIAVELAAQSGLDWILIDLEHGMGDWDRLPSLLMAATGRGAVPVVRIPQLRQELFKRAFDMGALGVMVPYIETAEQAADAVRFSRYPPRGVRGVAKFNRAAKFGACFEEWLARSHEATLVIAQIETATGLKNVDAIAAVEGIDVLFVGPLDLSVSLGIPQQYNHPDFLAAKARVVDAATKAGKAAGILGLDPEQTSNLAAEGFNFLAVGSDGGYLSQAFAKLVERGRKVRG; encoded by the coding sequence ATGAACACGATCAACTTTGATTTTCGACGCGAGATCCTGGAGCGCAAGACCCGGATCGGCACCTTTCTCAACACCGGCTCGCCCATCGCGGTCGAGCTGGCCGCCCAATCCGGTCTCGACTGGATTCTGATTGATCTGGAGCACGGGATGGGCGACTGGGACCGGCTGCCCTCACTCCTGATGGCGGCAACCGGCCGGGGTGCGGTTCCGGTGGTGCGGATCCCCCAGCTTCGGCAGGAGCTGTTCAAGCGAGCCTTCGACATGGGCGCACTCGGAGTCATGGTTCCCTATATCGAGACAGCAGAACAGGCGGCCGATGCGGTTCGTTTTTCCCGCTACCCGCCGCGCGGTGTGCGTGGGGTTGCAAAATTCAACCGGGCGGCGAAGTTCGGGGCCTGCTTTGAGGAATGGCTCGCCCGCAGTCACGAAGCCACTCTGGTCATCGCGCAGATTGAAACGGCCACGGGTCTGAAGAACGTCGATGCGATCGCGGCGGTCGAAGGCATCGATGTCCTTTTCGTCGGTCCACTCGATCTATCCGTCAGTCTCGGGATCCCGCAACAGTACAACCACCCGGATTTCCTTGCGGCGAAAGCGCGCGTGGTCGACGCGGCCACCAAGGCGGGCAAGGCAGCCGGCATCCTCGGACTCGACCCCGAGCAGACTTCGAATCTGGCGGCAGAAGGCTTCAACTTCCTGGCCGTCGGATCCGACGGGGGCTATCTCTCCCAGGCCTTCGCCAAGCTGGTGGAGCGGGGAAGGAAGGTTCGCGGATGA
- a CDS encoding sugar phosphate isomerase/epimerase translates to MFSPTLSVFTKPWQRDSLESLADQIAAWGVQGIEFPVRKGFQVEPGNALDRLPEAGAVFRKRGLRIISVATHFDGSMIRSCAAAGVSILRIMLPVDPSLGYRASVDRFQRTADSLTPLLRETGVVVGVQNHAGNFVGSAVGLMEAMAPLDPACFQAVLDLGHTALAGEPEPIALDLAAPRLAMVNLKNAVRRETGRDRTGASTWAVQWTDARSGYTSWPTVVRELRRRRFEGPICLTAEYKDERGDPLTGQDVNPLIRADLDYIKSLWLEPEKEILQ, encoded by the coding sequence ATGTTCTCCCCGACCCTCTCCGTCTTCACGAAGCCCTGGCAGAGAGACTCCCTCGAGTCCCTGGCCGACCAGATTGCCGCCTGGGGCGTTCAGGGCATCGAATTCCCGGTCCGCAAGGGTTTCCAGGTCGAACCCGGGAACGCCCTTGACCGCCTGCCCGAGGCCGGGGCGGTTTTTCGGAAACGTGGATTGAGAATCATCAGCGTGGCCACCCATTTCGATGGGTCGATGATCCGGTCCTGTGCCGCGGCCGGCGTATCCATTCTTCGGATCATGCTGCCGGTAGATCCGTCGCTCGGCTACCGCGCGTCGGTCGACCGTTTCCAACGCACCGCCGATTCCCTGACCCCCCTGCTCCGGGAAACCGGCGTGGTCGTCGGCGTTCAGAATCATGCCGGCAATTTCGTGGGCAGCGCGGTCGGCCTGATGGAAGCGATGGCCCCACTCGACCCCGCCTGTTTCCAGGCGGTTCTCGACCTCGGCCACACCGCTCTCGCCGGCGAACCGGAGCCCATCGCCCTTGACCTGGCCGCTCCACGGCTCGCCATGGTCAACCTGAAGAACGCAGTCCGCCGTGAAACGGGACGCGACCGGACCGGTGCCTCCACCTGGGCGGTCCAGTGGACTGATGCCCGATCCGGCTACACCTCCTGGCCCACGGTGGTTCGGGAACTCCGGCGCCGCCGCTTTGAAGGCCCCATCTGCCTGACTGCGGAGTACAAGGACGAACGCGGCGATCCCCTGACCGGTCAAGACGTCAATCCACTCATCCGAGCCGATCTCGACTACATCAAATCGCTTTGGCTTGAACCCGAAAAGGAGATCCTCCAATGA
- a CDS encoding MFS transporter: MKIPTPDTIGSPNAPKKWKAGTLTYTSAGLAVLFIWLLFGDFAWQLKERSVTATAQLFLKRFESSDFFVGLLIGSLPAAMGMIIGPIISVRSDRHRGRWGRRIPYLLVPLPFVTASMVGLALSPQVGGFFHQLLGDTSPGLNACVLGAFAGFWALFEVATVIANAVFGGLINDVVPQAIIGRFFALFRIVSLIDGIIFNYFLIKHAEEYFVWIFIGTGVFYAIGFSLMCFMVKEGEYPPPEPLSETAKPGRMQGLRSYLRECFATPYYLWIFVALTLCMLSFGPVNSFSIFYAKSLDMSMQTYGRYIAASYACSIILAYFLGSLADRFHPLRMAIATIGLYAGFMLWGAGFATDSPRFGVAFIAHTVISGAYFTSTASIGQRLYPKMKFAQFASAAGILIAATAAVLPPTVGLILDASGHQYRLTFLMGGILASTGLLILLVVHHKFMKLGGPKNYKAPHADPVAEVA, encoded by the coding sequence TTGAAGATACCCACCCCTGACACAATCGGCAGCCCGAATGCCCCCAAGAAGTGGAAGGCGGGAACGCTGACCTACACCTCGGCCGGACTGGCGGTTCTCTTCATCTGGCTGCTCTTCGGCGATTTTGCCTGGCAGCTCAAGGAGCGCTCGGTCACGGCCACAGCCCAACTCTTCCTCAAGCGGTTTGAGTCCAGTGATTTCTTTGTCGGCCTGCTCATCGGCTCGCTCCCCGCCGCCATGGGAATGATCATCGGGCCGATCATCTCGGTCCGGTCCGACCGGCACCGCGGGCGCTGGGGCCGCCGGATCCCCTACCTGCTGGTGCCACTGCCGTTTGTAACCGCATCGATGGTCGGGCTCGCCCTGTCCCCGCAGGTTGGCGGCTTCTTTCATCAACTGCTCGGAGACACGTCCCCGGGGCTAAACGCCTGCGTGCTTGGGGCGTTTGCCGGTTTCTGGGCGCTCTTCGAAGTCGCGACAGTCATCGCCAACGCGGTCTTCGGGGGCCTGATCAACGATGTCGTTCCCCAGGCGATCATCGGGCGGTTCTTCGCGCTTTTTCGCATCGTCAGCCTGATTGACGGCATCATTTTCAACTACTTCCTGATCAAACACGCCGAAGAGTACTTCGTCTGGATATTCATCGGGACCGGAGTCTTTTACGCGATTGGCTTCAGTCTGATGTGTTTCATGGTGAAGGAGGGCGAATACCCGCCGCCCGAACCTCTCAGTGAGACTGCCAAGCCCGGTCGGATGCAGGGACTGCGGTCGTATCTGCGCGAGTGTTTCGCCACCCCCTATTATCTCTGGATCTTCGTGGCCCTGACCCTGTGCATGCTGTCTTTCGGGCCGGTCAATTCCTTCAGCATCTTCTATGCAAAGAGCCTGGACATGAGCATGCAGACCTACGGTCGCTACATCGCCGCTTCCTACGCCTGTTCGATCATCCTGGCCTATTTTCTCGGCTCACTGGCCGATCGTTTCCATCCACTTCGCATGGCGATCGCCACCATTGGTCTCTACGCCGGGTTCATGCTCTGGGGTGCAGGGTTTGCCACGGACTCACCCCGCTTCGGGGTCGCCTTCATCGCGCATACCGTCATCTCCGGGGCCTATTTCACCTCGACCGCATCGATCGGTCAGCGTCTCTACCCGAAGATGAAGTTCGCCCAGTTCGCCTCCGCCGCCGGCATCCTGATCGCCGCAACCGCCGCGGTGCTTCCCCCGACAGTCGGACTCATCCTCGACGCAAGCGGCCACCAATACCGACTCACTTTCCTCATGGGCGGTATCCTCGCCTCGACCGGTCTGCTCATTCTGCTCGTGGTCCACCACAAGTTCATGAAGCTGGGCGGTCCCAAGAACTACAAGGCGCCCCATGCCGATCCGGTGGCCGAGGTTGCCTGA
- a CDS encoding metallophosphoesterase: MPILFVADIHYALKQFDWLVSQVDSYEAIIIGGDLLDLSSALDFDIQIVVVEKYLHQLRQKTRLCVCSGNHDGDARNSADESVAQWLVQAKAEGLHVDFDHLRINGTLITICPWWDGPHGRAELEALLEAGSREAREKWIWIHHAPPDASPVSWTGKRFVGDAFLVDSIRRYQPDLVLSGHVHNAPFYPDGSWIDRIGKAWVMNPGRQIGAVPAFISLDLDAMTAEWISIQDRGAQDLTSPLAAVD, encoded by the coding sequence ATGCCGATCCTTTTCGTAGCCGATATCCACTATGCGCTGAAGCAATTCGACTGGCTGGTCAGCCAGGTGGATAGCTACGAGGCCATCATTATCGGTGGCGATCTCCTCGATCTCAGTTCGGCCCTCGACTTCGACATACAGATCGTCGTTGTCGAAAAATACCTCCACCAGCTGAGGCAAAAGACGCGTCTCTGCGTCTGCTCGGGCAATCACGACGGCGATGCCCGGAATTCAGCGGATGAATCGGTGGCCCAATGGCTGGTTCAGGCGAAGGCGGAGGGACTTCATGTCGACTTCGACCATCTGCGGATCAACGGGACGCTCATCACCATCTGTCCCTGGTGGGATGGGCCCCATGGTCGAGCCGAGTTGGAAGCCCTGCTCGAAGCCGGATCCCGCGAAGCACGGGAAAAATGGATCTGGATCCACCACGCCCCTCCGGATGCCTCTCCCGTCAGCTGGACCGGGAAGCGCTTTGTCGGTGATGCCTTCCTGGTTGACTCAATCCGCAGATATCAGCCCGATCTTGTCCTGTCCGGGCATGTCCACAATGCACCGTTCTACCCGGATGGATCGTGGATTGATCGGATCGGCAAGGCCTGGGTGATGAACCCGGGGCGACAAATTGGGGCGGTTCCGGCCTTCATTTCCCTCGATCTTGACGCGATGACCGCCGAATGGATTTCCATTCAGGACCGGGGGGCGCAGGACCTCACATCTCCTCTGGCGGCAGTGGATTGA
- a CDS encoding zinc-binding alcohol dehydrogenase: MNFPTTRKVIAVHGDGQLRRIEKPMPELKPGSVLIRVGASLVSPGTELGGGWRALRARQDKPDPEFLPKPIGYSNAGVVVAVGDGVSRFAPGDRVAAVGAGFAQHADFAVVPHHLVVPLPDALDFEQGAYAMLLATALQAVRRGKIELGHYAAVAGLGLVGQLTGRMAQLAGAYVIGWDMLPARLEAARDLGFDATLQVGGDDLVAKTRAFSGGSGLDLGFLALGGDAEKPFDALEASMKISPDTHPEGTIVVVGGAKFPYKGTLTNLDIRRSSRTGPGYHDPDWEHGPDYPTVFMRWTTRTNLELCLRLVAEGRIDVKRLTSHRVPFESVEERTREITTEPDAILGMVFQMDGSG, encoded by the coding sequence ATGAACTTCCCGACCACTCGAAAGGTCATCGCCGTCCATGGTGATGGACAACTGCGCCGTATTGAGAAGCCGATGCCCGAATTGAAACCGGGCAGCGTTCTGATTCGGGTCGGTGCTTCCCTCGTCAGCCCGGGAACCGAACTGGGTGGCGGCTGGAGAGCCCTTCGGGCACGCCAGGACAAGCCGGACCCGGAATTTCTGCCCAAACCGATCGGTTACTCAAATGCCGGTGTGGTGGTTGCCGTCGGTGACGGCGTTTCCAGGTTCGCGCCCGGCGACCGGGTGGCCGCCGTCGGCGCGGGATTCGCCCAACACGCCGATTTCGCGGTGGTCCCTCATCATCTCGTCGTTCCACTGCCCGACGCCCTCGACTTCGAACAGGGTGCCTACGCCATGCTTCTCGCGACCGCCCTGCAGGCCGTCCGTCGCGGCAAGATTGAATTGGGACACTATGCCGCCGTGGCCGGGCTCGGCCTGGTCGGCCAGCTGACCGGCCGAATGGCGCAACTGGCGGGTGCGTATGTCATCGGTTGGGACATGTTGCCGGCACGACTCGAAGCAGCCCGGGACCTTGGTTTCGATGCCACTCTCCAGGTCGGAGGCGACGACCTCGTGGCAAAGACCCGAGCGTTCTCCGGGGGTTCCGGCCTCGACCTGGGATTTCTCGCTCTGGGCGGCGACGCGGAGAAGCCGTTTGACGCGCTCGAGGCCAGCATGAAGATTTCTCCGGATACCCATCCGGAAGGCACCATCGTGGTGGTCGGCGGAGCGAAATTCCCCTACAAGGGGACATTGACCAATCTTGATATCCGACGATCGTCGAGGACCGGCCCCGGCTACCACGACCCTGATTGGGAGCATGGGCCCGACTATCCCACCGTTTTCATGCGCTGGACCACGCGGACAAACCTCGAGCTCTGTCTTCGGCTCGTGGCCGAGGGCAGGATTGACGTCAAACGACTGACCTCGCACCGCGTTCCATTTGAATCGGTTGAGGAACGAACCAGAGAGATCACCACCGAACCCGATGCCATTCTCGGGATGGTCTTTCAGATGGACGGCAGCGGTTGA
- a CDS encoding enolase C-terminal domain-like protein, with amino-acid sequence MKIASWKITPIALTDPPLLAASGLHAPFALRLILELIDESGRVGISESPCTPAIESALNGACGRLVGADPVRMGPLLGRIEAGHDHTTVGQRGDAPWDQRVLVHVLSAIEVACLDLAGKQLDRSLGDLLGGRVRDRVPFGAYLFYKHVGAGGELGFGTDPAATGWAGARQKVAMTPDEIVAQAKAMCGVFGFPSIKLKGGVVPPAEERDAILALRDAFGPDVPLRIDPNGIWKVSTAIEIGKTLEGVLEYFEDPTRGQEGMAEVRKALKTPLATNMCTTSFEDLPSSVRLGSEDIILSDHHFWGGIRPCIELARICRVFGRGVSMHSNSHAGISLAAMVHLGSLIPNLDFALDTHYPWQSEEVIIGGRLKFDGGFVNVPEGPGLGVELDREALERLHQQYRKCGLTARDDAIEMQKIEPGWTFQKTRW; translated from the coding sequence ATGAAAATCGCTTCCTGGAAGATTACTCCCATTGCGCTGACCGATCCCCCCCTGCTGGCGGCATCCGGCCTGCATGCGCCATTTGCCCTTCGCCTGATACTCGAATTGATCGATGAATCCGGCCGGGTGGGAATCAGCGAGTCTCCCTGTACGCCGGCCATCGAGTCGGCACTGAACGGGGCCTGCGGACGTCTGGTCGGTGCGGATCCCGTCAGGATGGGTCCTTTGCTCGGCAGGATTGAAGCGGGCCATGATCACACCACGGTCGGGCAGCGAGGTGATGCGCCCTGGGACCAACGGGTCCTGGTTCATGTGCTCAGTGCGATCGAAGTCGCTTGCCTGGATCTGGCCGGAAAACAGTTGGATCGTTCGCTCGGCGATCTTCTTGGCGGAAGGGTTCGCGACCGGGTTCCGTTTGGCGCCTATCTCTTTTATAAACATGTTGGAGCAGGAGGGGAACTTGGTTTTGGGACGGACCCAGCCGCCACGGGCTGGGCGGGGGCTCGCCAGAAAGTCGCGATGACTCCGGATGAAATCGTGGCCCAGGCGAAGGCCATGTGCGGGGTCTTCGGATTCCCCTCGATCAAGCTCAAGGGCGGGGTGGTTCCTCCGGCGGAGGAACGGGATGCGATCCTCGCCCTGCGGGATGCCTTCGGTCCGGACGTGCCCCTGCGAATTGATCCCAATGGCATCTGGAAGGTATCCACAGCCATCGAGATCGGGAAGACCCTGGAGGGTGTGCTTGAATACTTCGAGGACCCGACTCGCGGCCAGGAGGGTATGGCCGAGGTCCGGAAAGCCCTGAAAACACCGCTCGCCACCAATATGTGCACCACCTCATTCGAGGATCTTCCGTCGAGTGTGCGGCTTGGTTCTGAGGATATCATCCTCAGTGATCATCATTTCTGGGGAGGGATCCGGCCATGCATCGAGCTGGCCCGGATCTGCCGGGTCTTTGGCCGCGGGGTTTCCATGCATTCAAATTCGCACGCAGGTATCTCCCTGGCTGCCATGGTTCATCTCGGATCGCTCATCCCGAATCTCGATTTCGCCCTCGATACGCATTATCCCTGGCAGAGCGAAGAGGTCATCATCGGAGGGCGTCTCAAGTTCGACGGCGGATTCGTCAACGTGCCGGAGGGACCCGGGCTTGGGGTGGAACTGGACCGGGAGGCGCTGGAGCGATTGCATCAGCAGTACCGAAAGTGCGGATTGACGGCCCGTGACGACGCCATCGAGATGCAGAAAATCGAACCCGGTTGGACCTTCCAGAAAACACGTTGGTAG
- a CDS encoding SDR family oxidoreductase, giving the protein MPQSLKGKTVLITGGSSGIGRAAALAFASEGCAVAIAARREAEGEETVELVRALGGEAFFCRTDVSLAGDVERMVAVCVERLGRLDFAFNNAGIEGTPYVPTADYDEEVWDQVLGINLKGVWLCMKYQIPQMLRSGGGAIVNISSVAGLKGGRIGSAYYASKHGVIGLTKAAAMEYADKGIRINAVCPAVIQTEMAERSFFHDAALAERTVAKHPIGRIGTPEEVAAAVVWLCSDGASFVTGHALPVDGGLLL; this is encoded by the coding sequence ATGCCTCAATCATTGAAAGGGAAAACCGTATTGATCACGGGTGGCAGCTCGGGGATTGGGAGGGCCGCAGCGCTCGCGTTTGCGTCTGAAGGTTGCGCGGTCGCCATCGCTGCCCGCCGGGAGGCCGAGGGCGAGGAAACCGTGGAGCTCGTTCGGGCGCTCGGAGGGGAGGCTTTCTTCTGCCGGACCGACGTCTCGCTGGCGGGGGATGTCGAACGAATGGTGGCCGTTTGCGTTGAGCGTTTGGGCCGTCTGGATTTTGCATTCAATAACGCCGGAATCGAGGGCACGCCGTATGTTCCGACGGCGGACTATGATGAGGAAGTCTGGGACCAGGTCTTGGGCATCAATCTCAAGGGTGTCTGGCTCTGCATGAAATACCAGATCCCACAGATGCTTCGGTCGGGCGGGGGGGCGATCGTCAACATATCTTCGGTCGCGGGATTGAAAGGGGGACGGATCGGCTCGGCTTACTATGCGAGCAAGCATGGGGTGATCGGCCTGACGAAGGCGGCGGCGATGGAATATGCCGACAAGGGAATTCGCATCAACGCGGTCTGCCCGGCCGTCATCCAGACGGAGATGGCCGAGCGGTCGTTTTTCCATGATGCCGCGTTGGCTGAGCGCACCGTCGCCAAGCACCCGATCGGCCGGATCGGGACTCCGGAGGAGGTGGCGGCGGCCGTGGTCTGGCTCTGTTCCGACGGCGCGTCTTTTGTGACCGGACACGCCCTGCCCGTCGACGGGGGGCTCCTTCTGTAA